A region of Struthio camelus isolate bStrCam1 chromosome 30, bStrCam1.hap1, whole genome shotgun sequence DNA encodes the following proteins:
- the LOC104144169 gene encoding scale keratin-like: protein MHRDKDCHASKLRAMSIAKSTVHPSSKMSSYDLCAPATSIACPQPIADSCNELCARQCPDSTALIQPPPVVVTFPGPILSSFPQQAVVGSSGAPAFGGSLGLGGLYGAGATLASGGLCTFGRPYASPSCSPCPLPRYSKKPWGTCGPC, encoded by the exons ATGCACCGAGACAAAGACTGCCATGCAAGCAAGCTCCGTGCCATGAGTATTGCCAAA AGCACCGTCCATCCCAGCAGCAAGATGTCCTCCTACGACCTGTGCGCCCCCGCCACCAGCAtcgcctgcccccagcccatcgCTGACAGCTGCAACGAGCTGTGTGCCCGGCAGTGCCCCGACTCCACGGCCCTCATCCAGCCGCCTCCCGTTGTCGTCACcttccccggccccatcctcagctccttcccccagcaggccGTCGTGGGCTCCTCCGGGGCACCCGCCTTTGgcggctccctggggctggggggcctctACGGCGCCGGGGCCACGCTCGCCTCGGGGGGCCTCTGCACCTTTGGCCGACCCTACGCTTCGCCCTCCTGCAGCCCTTGCCCCTTGCCGCGCTACTCCAAGAAGCCGTGGGGAACCTGCGGGCCCTGCTAA
- the LOC104144165 gene encoding scale keratin has protein sequence MSCYDLCPTTSCGIACPQPIADSCNEPCVRQCPDTTAVIQPPPVVVTFPGPILSSFPQSSVVGSSGAPVLAASLGYGGSSLGSGGLYGYGGSSLGSGGLYGYGGSSLGSGGSLGYRGLYGYGRSYGAGYCSPFSYRYSRYRRGSCGPC, from the coding sequence ATGTCTTGCTACGACCTGTGCCCCACCACCAGCTGCGGCAttgcctgcccccagcccatcgctgacagctgcaacgagccGTGCGTCCGGCAGTGCCCTGACACGACTGCTGTGATCCAGCCGCCTCCCGTTGTCGTCACcttccccggccccatcctcagctccttcccccagAGTTCAGTTGTGGGCTCCTCTGGAGCACCCGTCCTTGCAGCCTCCCTGGGTTACGGGggctcctccctgggctctgggggtctctatggctatggaggctcctccctgggctctgggggTCTCTacggctatggaggctcctccctgggctctgggggTTCCCTGGGTTACAGGGGTCTCTACGGCTATGGAAGATCCTATGGGGCTGGATACTGCAGCCCTTTCTCCTACCGGTACAGCAGGTACCGCCGTGGAAGCTGCGGGCCTTGCTAA
- the LOC138062955 gene encoding scale keratin-like, protein MSSYDLCAPATSIACPQPIADSCNELCARQCPDSTALIQPPPVVVTFPGPILSSFPQQAVVGSSGAPAFGGSLGLGGLYGAGATLASGGLCTFGRPYASPSCSPCPLPRYSKKPWGTCGPC, encoded by the coding sequence ATGTCCTCCTACGACCTGTGCGCCCCCGCCACCAGCAtcgcctgcccccagcccatcgCTGACAGCTGCAACGAGCTGTGTGCCCGGCAGTGCCCCGACTCCACGGCCCTCATCCAGCCGCCTCCCGTTGTCGTCACcttccccggccccatcctcagctccttcccccagcaggccGTCGTGGGCTCCTCCGGGGCACCCGCCTTTGgcggctccctggggctggggggcctctACGGCGCCGGGGCCACGCTCGCCTCGGGGGGCCTCTGCACCTTTGGCCGACCCTACGCTTCGCCCTCCTGCAGCCCTTGCCCCTTGCCGCGCTACTCCAAGAAGCCGTGGGGAACCTGCGGGCCCTGCTAG
- the LOC138062909 gene encoding scale keratin-like — MSSYDLCAPATSIACPQPIADSCNELCARQCPDSMALIQPPPVVVTFPGPILSSFPQQAVVGSSGAPAFGGSLGLGGLYGAGATLASGGLCTFGRPYASPSCSPCPLPRYSKKPWGTCGPC, encoded by the coding sequence ATGTCCTCCTACGACCTGTGCGCCCCCGCCACCAGCAtcgcctgcccccagcccatcgCTGACAGCTGCAACGAGCTGTGTGCCCGGCAGTGCCCCGACTCCATGGCCCTCATCCAGCCGCCTCCCGTTGTCGTCACcttccccggccccatcctcagctccttcccccagcaggccGTCGTGGGCTCCTCCGGGGCACCCGCCTTTGgcggctccctggggctggggggcctctACGGCGCCGGGGCCACGCTCGCCTCGGGGGGCCTCTGCACCTTTGGCCGACCCTACGCTTCGCCCTCCTGCAGCCCTTGCCCCTTGCCGCGCTACTCCAAGAAGCCGTGGGGAACCTGCGGGCCCTGCTAG
- the LOC104144172 gene encoding scale keratin-like has protein sequence MSSYDLCAPATSIACPQPIADSCNELCARQCPDSTALIQPPPVVVTFPGPILSSFPQQAVVGSSGAPAFGGSLGLGGLYGAGATLASGGLCTFGRPYASPSCSPCPLPRYSKKPWGTCGPC, from the coding sequence ATGTCCTCCTACGACCTGTGCGCCCCCGCCACCAGCAtcgcctgcccccagcccatcgCTGACAGCTGCAACGAGCTGTGTGCCCGGCAGTGCCCCGACTCCACGGCCCTCATCCAGCCGCCTCCCGTTGTCGTCACcttccccggccccatcctcagctccttcccccagcaggccGTCGTGGGCTCCTCCGGGGCACCCGCCTTTGgcggctccctggggctggggggcctctACGGCGCCGGGGCCACGCTCGCCTCGGGGGGCCTCTGCACCTTTGGCCGACCCTACGCTTCGCCCTCCTGCAGCCCTTGCCCCTTGCCGCGCTACTCCAAGAAGCCGTGGGGAACCTGCGGGCCCTGCTAA